Proteins found in one Hemibagrus wyckioides isolate EC202008001 linkage group LG23, SWU_Hwy_1.0, whole genome shotgun sequence genomic segment:
- the kdf1a gene encoding keratinocyte differentiation factor 1 yields MPEHSTRTKHKSRPHSHGSGRCRSECYRPSRSASRDSSSNQDSYRPHHTTKQESYRNQRNTSQGLYQDHCPDFPRIIEPHLPHSPPHYAKATMSSYRENHTTNHDSYRENHITTPDSFRNHYMASQHFFRDNQEPHHNHASSPDRKMSQDSCRNHYSGSQHFPYPPRAIVIDTQPSHSASRSCANGLIPSAPCGSCSWSNCRALICCILTCGFYGRQQPCVPPNESSTDPPAKSESEPRRAEPKSEPKTTHLPSSGSFRYGDVYLAGKKVVYSPNSDAPARRSRSTAKGESQRPISNTSIYSREDLDVDDVDDGGTDIDSLITKKLLELYKLHQIEQLAKCTSDLSFSRKTNEISDLINSIAQDYNLEEQEAECRLVHGVIRISTRKCKSQASKGYKSKDYKSQDALLQPNGRRDGTLPDSGNETMTFTFSTDEPEMLVSDLTPSDELARKMRGHSSRSAYSSGMATDCSAEPLLC; encoded by the exons ATGCCTGAACACAGCACCAGGACCAAACACAAGTCCCGCCCACACTCACATGGGTCGGGACGCTGCAGGTCTGAGTGTTACAGGCCAAGTCGATCCGCTTCTAGAGACAGCTCAAGTAACCAGGACTCATACCGACCTCATCACACCACCAAACAGGAGTCGTATCGGAACCAACGCAACACCAGTCAGGGCTTGTACCAGGATCACTGCCCCGATTTCCCTCGGATAATCGAGCCGCACCTGCCCCATAGTCCTCCACACTATGCTAAAGCCACCATGAGCTCGTACCGAGAGAATCACACCACCAATCACGATTCATACCGAGAAAATCACATAACGACTCCGGATTCGTTCCGGAATCACTACATGGCCAGTCAGCACTTTTTCCGTGATAATCAGGAACCTCATCACAACCACGCCTCCAGTCCAGATCGCAAAATGTCCCAGGATTCATGCCGAAATCATTATTCCGGCAGTCAGCACTTCCCCTATCCTCCACGTGCCATAGTTATCGACACCCAGCCATCCCACAGTGCGTCTCGGAGCTGCGCTAATGGACTGATCCCGAGCGCTCCTTGTGGCTCGTGTTCCTGGTCAAACTGCCGAGCCCTGATTTGCTGCATCCTCACCTGCGGCTTTTACGGCCGCCAGCAGCCCTGCGTTCCCCCTAATGAGAGTTCCACAGATCCACCGGCCAAATCTGAGTCTGAACCGCGCCGGGCCGAGCCCAAATCCGAGCCCAAGACCACTCACCTGCCCAGTTCTGGAAGTTTCCGTTACGGAGACGTCTACCTAGCGGGAAAGAAGGTTGTTTACTCGCCAAATTCCGATGCTCCAGCTCGGCGCAGCAGGTCCACAGCAAAGGGAGAGAGTCAGCGACCCATTAGCAACACTAGCATATACTCCAGAGAGGATCTGGACGTGGATGACGTGGATGACGGAGGGACCGATATCGACTCGCTAATCACCAAGAAGCTTCTGGAGCTTTATAAACTGCACCAGATAGAGCAGCTAGCCAAATGCACCTCAGACCTGTCCTTCTCACGAAAGACGAACGAGATTAGTGACCTGATCAACAGCATCGCACAGGACTACAACCTGGAGGAGCAGGAGGCCGAGTGCCGGCTCGTACACGGCGTCATACGCATCAGCACACGCAAGTGCAAGTCTCAGGCTTCTAAAGGCTATAAAAGCAAAGACTACAAATCCCAGGATGCACTGCTGCAGCCAAACGGGAGGAGGGATGGTACGCTGCCGGACAGCGGCAACGAAACCATGACCTTTACCTTCAGCACTG ATGAACCAGAGATGCTGGTGTCTGATCTGACGCCGTCTGATGAACTGGCCAGAAAGATGCGAGGACACAGCAGCCGAAGTG